The following are encoded in a window of Fusarium falciforme chromosome 11, complete sequence genomic DNA:
- a CDS encoding TauD domain-containing protein encodes MSTQTATTTTSQPSETVSQLRFDTSINYKENEYKYSHYLPHFKPGLQPPLEEFKHTDPGLRADPAKAALLNAPGSSFQEITPAVGTEIHGLQLSSLDSKQKDELALLVAERGVLVFRGQDFADIGFEKQKEFGAHFGKLHVHQHGGHVKDHPELLPVYRDFMAGAVDNEIKNNVSSIKWHTDMSYEINGMGTTIFLALDTPQSGGDTLYLSTVAAYNALSPLYREKLHGLEATHSGFNQARVADHKERYIREPIETIHPVVRTHPVTKSKSLYVNRLYTRRIQGLKEEESANILNFLYDHIEHGQDWHIRVHWTPGTVVVYDNRITQHSALRDFQVKEGQTRRHMLRITPQAERPYFDPNA; translated from the exons ATGTCTACTCAGACCGCGACTACGACTACATCCCAGCCTTCAGAGACTGTGTCTCAGCTGAGGTTTGATACTTCAATCAACTACAAGGAGAATGAG TACAAATATTCCCACTATCTCCCACATTTCAAACCAGGCTTGCAACCACCCCTGGAAGAGTTCAAGCATACCGACCCAGGCCTCCGTGCCGATCCTGCCAAAGCTGCCCTGCTGAATGCCCCAGGGTCCTCGTTCCAGGAGATCACGCCAGCTGTGGGCACCGAGATTCACGGCCTTCAACTCAGCTCGCTTGACTCGAAGCAAAAGGATGAACTCGCTCTTCTGGTAGCTGAACGCGGAGTTCTTGTCTTTCGTGGACAGGATTTTGCAGACATTGGCTTTGAAAAACAGAAAGAGTTTGGTGCTCACTTTGGCAAGCTGCATGTTCATCAGCATGGAGGTCATGTCAAGGACCACCCCGAGCTGTTGCCAGTCTACCGAGACTTTAT GGCTGGTGCGGTAGACAATGAGATCAAGAACAATGTCAGCAGCATCAAGTGGCACACCGACATGTCTTATGAGAT AAACGGTATGGGAACGACAATCTTCTTGGCTCTCGATACGCCCCAATCGGGAGGCGATACGCTCTATCTCTCAACAGTGGCCGCATACAATGCACTATCGCCGTTGTATCGTGAGAAGCTCCACGGCCTCGAAGCAACACACTCTGGGTTTAATCAGGCCAGAGTTGCTGATCACAAGGAGCGATACATCCGTGAGCCCATTGAGACTATTCACCCCGTCGTTAGAACGCATCCCGtgaccaagtccaagtcttTGTACGTTAACCGCCTGTACACAAGACGCATTCAAGGcttgaaggaagaagaaagcg CAAACATTCTTAACTTCCTTTATGACCACATTGAACATGGCCAAGACTGGCACATTCGAGTGCACTGGACGCCTGGCACAGTTGTTGTCTATGACAATCGAATCACCCAACA CTCCGCCCTCCGCGATTTCCAGGTTAAGGAGGGTCAGACCCGACGGCACATGTTGCGCATCACACCCCAAGCTGAGAGGCCATACTTTGACCCCAACGCCTAG
- a CDS encoding MFS domain-containing protein, translating into MSTLKEPAVVVVGNSSSSTDEDVAVPISTNVSERIAAKRPLWRRLVGFFWDSVDGDPRDRRYIQKLDTFLFSYICLGYFIKYLDQTNISNAFVSGMKEDLGLYGNERNWLNSYFNIGYLIGTVPTQMVQLKYVRPSIWIPLCEVLWSVLVMAMASAKNVETLYALRFFVGLLEACAFPGYAALLGGWYGPRELTKRMAIFEQTSGIASMFSGYLQAALYKGLGGRHGLAGWQWLFIFDGIISIPIAIWGFFAIPDLPHTTRAFYWTKDDREYGIQRAESNGRVAPQPLTLQAIKGVFSNWRLWVFILPYLMVAQAGSGTGYFNLYLKAEGYSVVQTNVLPTAGNAISVVAAFLAGGIVDATQARLTTSVIIQLAVAVSNILLAVWYIPNGARLFAYFLSYVGSAAQPIMISWGHHLNAGDPNLRQLLVATGNIFTYSFSTWLPLVLFPTYDAPHYKYGYQVLILFGGLAVIGAYLLKTLHGRFG; encoded by the exons ATGTCTACTCTCAAAGAACCAGCTGTAGTTGTTGTTGGCAACTCTTCATCTTCGACCGATGAAGATGTTGCAGTCCCGATATCGACAAACGTTAGCGAACGCATAGCTGCGAAGCGACCTCTATGGCGGCGACTGGTGGGTTTCTTCTGGGACTCCGTTGATGGAGATCCTCGAGACAGGCGGTACATCCAGAAACTGGACACATTTCTCTT TTCTTATATCTGTCTCGGCTACTTCATCAAATACCTTGACCAGACGAATATCA GCAATGCATTCGTCAGTGGGATGAAAGAAGAC CTCGGTTTATACGGAAACGAGCGTAACTGGCTTAACAGCTACTTCAACATTGGGTACTTGATCGGTACTGTGCCAACCCAGATGGTGCAGCTCAAGTATGTTAGGCCGTCCATCTGGATTCCTCTTTGTGAGGTTCTATGGTCGGTTCTCGTGATGGCTATGGCATCTGCCAAGAACGTCGAGACG CTTTACGCACTCAGATTCTTCGTTGGCTTGCTTGAAGCCTGCGCCTTTCCCGGATATGCTGCATTGCTCGGTGGCTGGTATGGACCCCGAGAGTTGACCAAGAGGATGGCAATCTTCGAGCAGACAAGTGGTATTGCGTCCATGTTTAGCGGCTACTTGCAGGCAGCTCTTTACAAGGGCCTTGGAGGACGTCACGGCCTCGCTGGCTGGCAGTGGTTGTTCATTTTTGATGG AATCATCTCAATTCCAATTGCCATCTGGGGCTTCTTTGCGATCCCAGATCTTCCACATACCACCCGCGCATTTTACTGGACAAAAGAT GATAGAGAATATGGAATCCAGCGGGCTGAAAGCAACGGCCGTGTTGCTCCTCAACCGTTGACCTTGCAAGCCATCAAAGGAGTCTTTTCCAACTGGAGACTCTGGGTATTTATCTTGCCATATTT AATGGTCGCTCAGGCAGGCAGCGGTACTGGCTACTTCAACCTCTACCTCAAAGCAGAGGGCTATAGCGTTGTGCAGACAAACGTGCTGCCGACGGCTGGTAACGCTATCAGCGTTGTAGCCGCTTTCTTAGCTGGTGGAATTGTTGATGCAACGCAAGCTCGTCTGACAACGTCTGTCATCATTCAATTGGCTGTTGCCGTGTCTAACATCCTGCTTGCTGTCTGGTACATCCCCAACGGCGCAAGACTGTTCGCATACTTCTTATCGTACGTTGGAAGTGCAGCCCAGCCTATCATGATT TCATGGGGTCATCATCTAAACGCTGGTGATCCCAACCTTCGTCAGCTCTTGGTTGCAACCGGCAATATCTTTACCTACAGTTTCTCGACATGGCTGCCCT